A stretch of Calditrichota bacterium DNA encodes these proteins:
- a CDS encoding HAD-IA family hydrolase: MTEKLKIELIIFDLDGTLAETRQDIADAANYMLAQLKLPTLPEATITSYVGNGIKKLIERCLPGSSESLREQGFNFFVEFYANHLADNTYLYPGVLNILKELRQLKMAVLSNKAQRFTEEIIHKLDIENYFKIVMGSNPHFPKKPAPDSINHIIETLDCSKQKTIIIGDTKNDIIAGKAANIHTCAVTYGFRSKEKLLKYNPDFMIDSIVELNDILVPSF; the protein is encoded by the coding sequence ATGACAGAAAAATTAAAAATTGAATTAATTATTTTCGATTTAGATGGGACTTTGGCAGAAACACGACAGGATATTGCTGATGCGGCTAATTACATGCTGGCTCAACTCAAATTGCCAACCTTGCCTGAAGCAACCATTACCAGCTATGTTGGCAATGGCATAAAAAAGCTTATTGAACGTTGCTTGCCAGGCTCAAGCGAATCACTTCGTGAACAAGGCTTTAATTTTTTTGTAGAATTTTATGCAAATCATCTTGCCGATAACACATATCTTTATCCAGGCGTTTTAAACATTTTAAAAGAACTGAGACAGCTTAAGATGGCTGTTCTTAGCAACAAAGCACAACGGTTCACAGAAGAGATTATCCATAAGCTTGATATTGAAAATTATTTTAAGATTGTTATGGGCAGTAATCCTCATTTTCCCAAAAAACCTGCACCTGATTCAATAAATCACATAATTGAAACTTTGGACTGTTCAAAACAAAAAACAATTATAATTGGTGATACTAAAAATGATATTATAGCAGGAAAAGCTGCAAATATTCATACCTGTGCTGTCACTTACGGATTTCGCAGTAAAGAAAAACTGTTAAAATACAATCCAGATTTCATGATAGATTCAATTGTTGAACTTAACGATATTCTTGTGCCAAGTTTTTAA